The proteins below come from a single Comamonas antarctica genomic window:
- a CDS encoding TolC family protein, translated as MMRTAGLLTRTHRRALRAAGLLGSMLALALPAGAQPAQPPALQLSPQLAPGSLATNQSQRQLLGALYEMLNAHPDVLKARSALESAGHDVSSAKGARWPSFKVGTSSGTASIGQGQRRESYTAITAEVRMNLLDGGAIGAGIRSAEEMEAAQDSVLYSTRQNVLLEALTALLELHRFELKAQVAAESAATIGQLAHVEQRRAELGAVGRNDLRRAASRQASALAEQQGLQSQRLDALARFTRYFNYAPTGSALPDLQVPAQWLPASEQAALQAAENHSSELRESRHMIERATAEVNRSKAQRFPTLAGVVAQTHDPKGVLYNEGTRYGVELNWNFGNGFELRDRILKAINELQAQEAQQEAVRRQVQETASAAWGRWQAGREREAQLTDAVREARTAFEGYRRLLEVGRGSLSQVLDSQLEMQRLMLEEADARYDQRINGLRLIRTTGQLLPPQLPNQWLDRLFDQPPAERPAFATARAPMPGAAPDTTPTAPAQPLQLRLETRLDPALATAPQNPTTHHALRW; from the coding sequence ATGATGCGCACGGCCGGCCTGCTCACCCGCACCCACCGCCGCGCGTTGCGCGCCGCCGGACTGCTGGGCTCGATGCTGGCCCTGGCGCTGCCGGCCGGCGCGCAGCCGGCGCAGCCGCCCGCGCTGCAGCTGTCGCCGCAGCTCGCACCCGGCTCGCTGGCCACGAACCAGTCGCAAAGGCAGCTGCTGGGCGCGCTGTACGAGATGCTCAATGCGCATCCGGACGTGCTCAAGGCGCGTTCCGCGCTCGAGTCCGCGGGCCATGACGTGAGTTCGGCCAAGGGCGCGCGCTGGCCCAGCTTCAAGGTCGGCACCTCCTCGGGCACGGCCTCGATTGGCCAGGGCCAGCGGCGCGAGTCGTACACCGCGATCACCGCCGAAGTGCGCATGAACCTGCTCGATGGCGGCGCGATCGGCGCCGGCATCCGATCCGCAGAGGAAATGGAGGCCGCCCAGGACAGCGTGCTCTACAGCACGCGCCAGAACGTGTTGCTCGAAGCCCTCACGGCCCTGCTGGAGCTGCACCGGTTCGAGCTCAAGGCTCAGGTCGCGGCCGAATCGGCGGCGACCATCGGCCAGCTCGCGCATGTCGAGCAGCGCCGCGCCGAACTGGGCGCCGTGGGCCGCAACGACCTGCGCCGCGCGGCCTCGCGCCAGGCCAGCGCGCTGGCCGAGCAGCAAGGGCTGCAGTCGCAGCGCCTGGACGCGCTGGCGCGCTTCACGCGCTATTTCAACTACGCGCCCACGGGCAGCGCCCTGCCCGACCTGCAGGTGCCGGCGCAATGGCTGCCGGCCAGCGAGCAGGCCGCGCTGCAAGCCGCGGAGAACCACAGCTCCGAGCTGCGCGAGTCGCGCCACATGATCGAGCGCGCGACCGCCGAGGTCAACCGCAGCAAGGCGCAGCGCTTTCCCACGCTGGCCGGCGTGGTGGCGCAGACGCACGACCCCAAGGGAGTGCTCTACAACGAGGGCACGCGCTACGGCGTCGAGCTCAACTGGAATTTCGGCAATGGCTTCGAACTGCGCGACCGCATCCTCAAGGCGATCAACGAATTGCAGGCCCAGGAGGCGCAGCAGGAAGCCGTGCGCCGCCAGGTGCAGGAAACCGCCTCGGCCGCCTGGGGCCGCTGGCAGGCCGGACGCGAGCGCGAGGCCCAGCTCACGGATGCGGTGCGCGAAGCGCGCACCGCGTTTGAAGGCTACCGCCGGCTGCTTGAAGTCGGCCGCGGCAGCCTGTCCCAGGTGCTGGACTCGCAGCTCGAGATGCAGCGCCTGATGCTCGAGGAGGCCGATGCGCGCTACGACCAGCGCATCAACGGCCTGCGGCTGATCCGCACCACCGGCCAGCTGCTGCCGCCGCAACTGCCCAATCAATGGCTAGACCGGCTGTTCGACCAGCCGCCGGCCGAACGCCCCGCATTTGCCACCGCCCGCGCTCCGATGCCGGGCGCCGCGCCCGACACCACTCCCACTGCGCCGGCCCAGCCCTTGCAGTTGCGGCTTGAAACCCGACTCGATCCGGCGCTCGCAACGGCGCCGCAGAACCCGACAACCCACCACGCCTTGCGATGGTGA
- a CDS encoding type II secretion system F family protein: protein MTAQQLWTLSLGLAALGALLLAMALAWQLRRSARAAARMGEVLQARESHAAPAGTPFLAPFPMPGGQPLPGTPGGDRSEDAAAQSVADRLKPPPWLQSGLSKALFADEDRKLMELAGLEIARGGLWYVIARAVLALLLPMLVLLVLQPQGQKALMYGFLALGTGVMLPKWLLRAKAKERRRQVVEELPLFVDMLRLLQGVGLSIDQSMQVLATEFTSVLPVISSELALANRLHSSGRTREQSLQRLAQLGADDDLSAVVNLLVQVDRHGGAVQDPLKEFSLRLREKRQANFKQRIGVITVKMTGVMVLTLLPALLVITAGPGFTAVIRSLSSIGGK, encoded by the coding sequence ATGACCGCGCAGCAGCTGTGGACCCTGAGCCTGGGACTGGCCGCGCTGGGCGCGCTGCTGCTGGCCATGGCGCTGGCCTGGCAGCTGCGCCGCTCGGCACGCGCCGCAGCGCGCATGGGCGAAGTGCTGCAGGCGCGCGAAAGCCATGCCGCGCCGGCGGGCACCCCGTTCCTCGCGCCGTTTCCCATGCCGGGCGGCCAGCCGCTGCCCGGCACGCCGGGCGGCGACCGGAGCGAGGACGCGGCGGCGCAGTCGGTGGCCGACCGTCTCAAGCCGCCGCCGTGGCTGCAGTCGGGGCTGTCCAAGGCGCTGTTTGCCGATGAGGACCGCAAGCTGATGGAACTGGCCGGCCTGGAGATCGCGCGCGGCGGCCTGTGGTACGTAATTGCGCGCGCCGTGCTGGCGCTGCTGCTGCCGATGCTCGTGCTGCTGGTGCTGCAGCCGCAGGGCCAGAAGGCGCTGATGTACGGCTTCCTTGCCCTGGGCACTGGCGTCATGCTGCCGAAATGGCTGCTGCGCGCCAAGGCCAAGGAGCGGCGCCGGCAGGTCGTCGAGGAGCTGCCGCTGTTTGTCGACATGCTGCGGCTGCTGCAGGGCGTGGGCCTGAGCATCGACCAGAGCATGCAGGTGCTGGCCACCGAGTTCACCAGCGTGCTGCCCGTGATCAGCTCGGAACTGGCGCTGGCCAACCGGCTGCACAGCAGCGGCCGCACGCGCGAGCAGTCGCTGCAACGACTGGCCCAGCTCGGCGCCGACGACGACCTGAGCGCCGTCGTCAATCTGCTGGTGCAGGTCGACCGCCATGGCGGCGCCGTGCAGGACCCGCTCAAGGAATTCAGCCTGCGCCTGCGCGAGAAGCGCCAGGCGAACTTCAAGCAACGCATCGGCGTGATCACCGTCAAGATGACCGGCGTCATGGTGCTGACCCTGCTGCCCGCGCTGCTGGTCATCACCGCCGGCCCGGGCTTCACCGCCGTGATCCGTTCGCTGTCTTCGATCGGAGGGAAATAG
- the cpaB gene encoding Flp pilus assembly protein CpaB yields the protein MNLTKILAGLLLALALLLAIGAWMLGRPSSAPASTAPAAAPVAPAQQHDVVVAAKAIAAGQRLVAEDLKVVRMPAAVPHGFGNPAALLGRTTGTHIHADAPLFEQQLLNGLALQLESGQRAVSVAVKEAMAAGHHVRPGDFVDVFFTLDGKSDQAQVDTQTRLLLARSRVLAYGAASVENPPPTAAQRQEQEQQDNSTGVRRASARENAGGRPDNANTAVLAVALDDVQRLTLAERYGQLTLALRHPDDLSMPDPALFAALPTALQPVAGRPAKGQELGASDRAYAGLRFKDLAAGAPAKSPPRPPAALQAAAAPRTPAPPRPQTVEVYQGGTVQTVAY from the coding sequence ATGAATCTCACCAAGATCCTTGCCGGCCTGCTGCTGGCCCTGGCCCTGCTGCTGGCCATTGGCGCCTGGATGCTGGGCCGCCCGTCCAGCGCCCCGGCAAGCACCGCTCCCGCGGCAGCGCCCGTGGCACCGGCGCAGCAGCACGATGTCGTGGTCGCCGCGAAGGCCATTGCCGCAGGCCAGCGCCTCGTCGCCGAAGACCTCAAGGTGGTGCGGATGCCCGCGGCGGTGCCGCATGGCTTCGGCAACCCGGCCGCGCTGCTGGGCCGCACCACGGGCACCCACATCCACGCCGATGCGCCGCTGTTCGAGCAGCAATTGCTCAACGGCCTGGCGCTGCAGCTTGAAAGCGGCCAGCGCGCGGTGTCGGTGGCTGTCAAGGAAGCGATGGCCGCGGGCCATCATGTGCGTCCTGGCGATTTCGTCGATGTCTTCTTCACCCTGGATGGCAAATCCGACCAGGCCCAGGTCGATACGCAGACCCGGCTGCTGCTCGCGCGCAGCCGCGTGCTGGCCTATGGCGCGGCCAGTGTCGAGAACCCGCCGCCCACGGCAGCCCAGCGCCAGGAACAGGAACAGCAGGACAACAGCACCGGGGTGCGCCGCGCGAGCGCGCGCGAGAATGCCGGCGGCCGGCCCGACAATGCGAATACCGCGGTGCTGGCGGTGGCACTTGACGACGTGCAGCGGCTGACGCTGGCTGAACGATACGGCCAGCTGACGCTGGCGCTGCGCCATCCGGATGATCTCAGCATGCCTGACCCGGCGCTGTTCGCGGCGCTGCCCACGGCGCTGCAACCGGTCGCAGGCCGGCCGGCCAAGGGGCAGGAGCTCGGAGCTTCCGACCGCGCCTATGCCGGCCTGCGCTTCAAGGACCTGGCGGCGGGCGCGCCCGCGAAAAGCCCGCCGCGCCCGCCCGCCGCGCTGCAGGCCGCGGCCGCGCCGCGCACGCCCGCGCCACCGCGCCCGCAGACCGTCGAGGTGTACCAGGGAGGCACGGTCCAGACCGTGGCCTACTGA
- a CDS encoding AAA family ATPase has product MSKEPFFPPSPGNPAPTPSLDELLGAHARARAPAGTEAPQPGAPQPAAPKPAAPQPVDFAEPAPPPVQHLPAQAAALTAEARVPLLLVHAGFSEGALIQTWMQHVMKGASLYLARFQEGVIDLVLDNQPNAVLIQFDPCCIDAAVALSAQLQASYPQIPRLAIGRTRHAQCMLAALRTGVQDFIDIDGSVDNAQQVVHQLLDAPPAGGVQLSRAPQTALVSARAGLGCSLLAAHLSAHLQARLQWPQPAPAPSAAASSTDEALSSLLIELGHPGGDCAIYLNTPGEFGFADAVHQQHRLDRRMAQSAIARHASGLRLLTLAQQPQVLASGDVQALLNRLGHYFRHVVLDLGACDSPQLLKDVLPGASEVWVLCDQSVASVVGTAQLLRQLEMLQVPRERLRLIVGRHDKRLELSAEQIARQLQLPLLAQLPERRRELSRVVDQGRLFTPQQRREPYVQAVAQLVRRLLADHHPEMALPDSAAAHPLTRLLQRLRRN; this is encoded by the coding sequence ATGAGCAAAGAGCCTTTTTTCCCGCCCTCGCCCGGCAACCCCGCGCCCACGCCGTCGCTCGATGAGTTGCTGGGCGCGCATGCCCGCGCGCGCGCTCCGGCCGGGACCGAGGCGCCTCAGCCGGGGGCGCCTCAGCCGGCCGCGCCTAAGCCGGCCGCGCCTCAGCCCGTCGACTTCGCCGAACCCGCGCCCCCACCCGTTCAGCACCTGCCGGCGCAAGCGGCGGCGCTGACTGCCGAGGCACGCGTGCCGCTGCTTCTGGTGCATGCCGGGTTCTCGGAAGGCGCGCTGATCCAGACCTGGATGCAGCATGTGATGAAAGGCGCGTCGCTGTACCTCGCGCGCTTCCAGGAAGGCGTGATCGACCTGGTGCTGGACAACCAGCCCAACGCCGTGCTGATCCAGTTCGACCCTTGCTGCATCGATGCGGCCGTGGCCCTGTCGGCCCAGCTGCAGGCCAGCTATCCGCAGATCCCGCGGCTGGCGATCGGGCGCACGCGCCATGCGCAGTGCATGCTGGCCGCGCTGCGCACCGGGGTGCAGGACTTCATCGACATCGACGGTTCGGTCGACAATGCGCAGCAGGTGGTGCACCAGCTGCTCGATGCGCCACCCGCGGGCGGCGTGCAGCTGTCGCGCGCACCGCAGACCGCCCTGGTCTCGGCGCGCGCCGGCCTGGGCTGCAGCCTGCTGGCCGCGCACCTGAGCGCGCATTTGCAAGCCCGGCTGCAGTGGCCGCAGCCCGCGCCCGCCCCATCGGCTGCCGCCAGCAGCACCGACGAAGCGCTGTCCAGCCTGCTGATCGAGCTGGGCCATCCCGGCGGCGACTGCGCCATCTACCTCAACACGCCGGGCGAGTTCGGCTTTGCCGATGCCGTCCACCAGCAGCATCGCCTGGACCGCCGCATGGCGCAAAGCGCGATTGCGCGCCACGCCAGCGGGCTGCGCCTGCTCACGCTCGCGCAGCAGCCGCAGGTCCTGGCGTCGGGCGATGTGCAGGCCTTGCTCAACCGCCTGGGCCACTATTTCCGGCATGTGGTTCTCGACCTGGGCGCCTGCGATTCGCCGCAACTGCTCAAGGACGTGCTGCCCGGCGCCAGCGAGGTGTGGGTGCTGTGCGATCAGAGCGTGGCCAGCGTGGTGGGCACGGCGCAGCTGCTGCGCCAGCTGGAGATGCTGCAGGTGCCGCGCGAGCGGCTGCGCCTGATCGTCGGCCGCCACGACAAGCGCCTGGAGCTGAGCGCGGAGCAGATCGCGCGGCAGCTGCAGCTGCCGCTGCTGGCGCAGCTGCCCGAACGCCGCCGCGAGCTGTCCCGGGTCGTCGACCAGGGCCGCCTGTTCACGCCGCAGCAGCGGCGCGAGCCCTATGTGCAGGCCGTCGCGCAGCTGGTGCGGCGGCTCCTGGCCGATCACCATCCGGAGATGGCGCTGCCCGACTCCGCCGCCGCCCACCCGCTGACCCGACTGCTGCAACGCCTGCGCAGGAACTGA
- a CDS encoding type II and III secretion system protein family protein: MRTASPSPLTLPGLLACAALSGYPFSALAQQAPGAAPQPAEAIGALPVLDLTVGQQHLLQEPAAVARIAIGDPNLLDVKLLRDLAAGTARAAGTPKAAQLLLTPKAAGRTTLVIWPANGAPQTREVRVALPRLLLERRLGSVQQHAQALAEMRVTAPREALLLDRSEIQVASNTVQVDVQVVEFKKSALRRAGMNLASGGPNDHGFQFGVYTPGTSAGASGGGSSGSGSGSGSGNGMSAITSAMNLVLGFGKAFSGQGITAQLGFLEGNGLARVLAKPTLVAHTGQSASFLAGGEIPIPVPGRDGNVAIEYKEFGVKLQLTPTILSDVRIALKVAPEASDLDYTQGVTISGVSVPAVRTRRADTMVELADGESFIIGGLVNRATLSSVNKVPLLGDLPVLGNFFKNLNYSQEETELVIIVTPRLVQPLPANIRLEAMLPGALSEHQGAAQVWAPYVIGAPYANSALPGFSN, translated from the coding sequence ATGAGAACCGCCTCCCCTTCGCCACTCACGCTCCCCGGCCTGCTGGCTTGCGCCGCGCTGTCGGGCTACCCGTTTTCGGCCTTGGCCCAGCAAGCGCCCGGCGCCGCGCCCCAGCCCGCCGAAGCGATCGGCGCGCTGCCCGTTCTGGACCTGACCGTGGGACAGCAGCATCTGCTGCAGGAGCCCGCTGCCGTGGCGCGCATTGCCATCGGCGACCCGAACCTGCTCGACGTGAAGCTGCTGCGCGACCTGGCTGCGGGCACGGCGCGCGCGGCCGGTACACCAAAGGCGGCGCAGCTGCTGCTCACGCCCAAGGCCGCGGGCCGCACCACGCTGGTCATCTGGCCCGCCAATGGCGCGCCGCAGACGCGCGAAGTGCGCGTTGCGCTGCCGCGGCTGCTGCTCGAGCGGCGCCTGGGTTCGGTGCAGCAGCACGCCCAGGCCCTGGCCGAAATGCGCGTGACCGCGCCACGCGAGGCGCTGCTGCTCGACCGTTCCGAGATCCAGGTGGCCAGCAATACCGTGCAGGTCGATGTGCAGGTGGTGGAGTTCAAGAAATCCGCGCTGCGCCGCGCCGGCATGAACCTGGCGAGCGGCGGCCCCAACGACCACGGCTTCCAGTTCGGCGTCTATACGCCCGGCACCAGCGCCGGCGCCAGCGGCGGTGGCTCCTCCGGCTCGGGCTCCGGCTCGGGGTCGGGCAACGGCATGTCGGCCATCACCAGCGCCATGAATCTGGTGCTGGGTTTCGGCAAGGCGTTCAGCGGCCAGGGCATCACCGCGCAACTGGGCTTTCTCGAAGGCAACGGACTCGCGCGCGTGCTGGCCAAGCCGACGCTGGTGGCGCATACCGGCCAGAGCGCGAGCTTTCTGGCGGGCGGTGAGATCCCGATTCCCGTGCCGGGGCGCGATGGCAACGTCGCCATCGAATACAAGGAGTTCGGGGTCAAGCTGCAGCTGACGCCCACCATCCTGTCCGACGTGCGCATCGCGCTGAAGGTGGCGCCCGAAGCCAGCGACCTCGATTACACCCAGGGCGTGACCATCAGCGGCGTCTCGGTGCCGGCGGTGCGCACGCGCCGTGCCGACACCATGGTCGAGCTGGCCGATGGCGAGAGCTTCATCATCGGCGGCCTGGTCAATCGCGCGACGCTCTCCAGCGTCAACAAGGTGCCGCTGCTGGGCGACCTGCCGGTGCTGGGCAACTTCTTCAAGAACCTGAACTATTCGCAGGAGGAGACCGAGCTGGTGATCATCGTCACGCCGCGGTTGGTGCAGCCGCTGCCGGCCAACATCCGGCTCGAGGCGATGCTGCCCGGCGCGCTGTCGGAGCACCAGGGCGCGGCCCAGGTCTGGGCGCCCTATGTCATCGGCGCGCCGTACGCCAACTCGGCCTTGCCGGGCTTCTCGAACTGA
- a CDS encoding Flp family type IVb pilin produces the protein MTKLIQRFWNDEEGATAIEYGLIAGLIAVAILGTVSTLGGQLNVIFQKISTILTGAGTPTPSN, from the coding sequence ATGACCAAACTCATCCAACGCTTCTGGAATGACGAAGAAGGTGCAACGGCTATCGAATACGGACTGATTGCGGGTTTGATTGCCGTGGCAATCCTCGGGACGGTGAGCACATTGGGTGGTCAACTCAACGTCATTTTCCAGAAGATCTCCACCATCCTTACGGGCGCCGGCACTCCAACGCCCTCGAACTAA
- a CDS encoding DUF3613 domain-containing protein has protein sequence MRLSLPRPLGPRLAALLLGLAAGTAALADGATPVADNAVVSVELAPAQPYGSASAPASGGNAIGSATEGLLAMQRNAIGARPRPIDGEQASRSYQRYLKSFETSIPEHYGTGLDLKKR, from the coding sequence ATGCGGCTTTCCCTCCCACGCCCACTGGGGCCGCGCCTTGCCGCGCTGCTGCTGGGCCTGGCCGCCGGCACGGCGGCGCTGGCCGACGGCGCAACGCCGGTTGCGGACAACGCCGTGGTCAGCGTCGAGCTGGCGCCAGCACAACCCTATGGCAGCGCCAGCGCGCCCGCGTCTGGCGGCAACGCGATCGGCAGCGCCACCGAGGGCCTGCTGGCCATGCAGCGCAATGCCATCGGCGCGCGGCCGCGGCCGATCGATGGCGAGCAGGCCAGCCGCAGCTACCAGCGCTACCTCAAGAGCTTTGAAACCAGCATTCCGGAGCACTACGGCACCGGGCTGGACCTGAAGAAGCGCTAG
- a CDS encoding type II secretion system F family protein, which produces MTSHLPAILVLCSLACVLLALALWLWSSARRQQARQAVQSTLERSLEIRREQHAGEPLHLSHPMAPALARPAQPGPQGLRRLKQLLRYRAWGVAPRTLALLAAAALALALLAALQGGALLGLMLLALCLLLGAFGIWLRVSRRRAKMLLQLPAFLDNLVRLLSIGNSLHAAFQFAGSNVPQPLGGALAEVSAGLNVSPDLGQAMAQLERTWGLPEFGLLAAVFRMSTRYGGRADMVLERVSSYIRDRQSAERELRAMSAEVRMSAWILALLPIVVGGMIMLLNQGYFLRMWNDAMGQKLVFAAAGLQVFGSLLMYRLARLR; this is translated from the coding sequence ATGACTTCCCACCTGCCAGCCATCCTCGTGCTGTGCTCACTGGCCTGCGTGCTGCTGGCGCTGGCGCTGTGGCTGTGGTCCAGCGCGCGGCGCCAGCAGGCCAGGCAGGCGGTCCAGAGCACGCTCGAGCGCAGCCTGGAGATCCGGCGCGAGCAGCACGCAGGCGAGCCGCTGCACCTGTCCCACCCGATGGCACCCGCGCTGGCGCGGCCGGCGCAGCCCGGCCCGCAAGGCCTGCGCCGGCTCAAGCAACTGCTGCGCTACCGCGCCTGGGGCGTGGCGCCGCGCACGCTCGCGCTGCTGGCGGCGGCGGCGCTGGCGCTGGCGTTGCTCGCCGCGCTGCAAGGCGGTGCGCTGCTGGGCCTGATGCTGCTGGCGCTGTGCCTGCTGCTGGGCGCGTTCGGCATCTGGCTGCGCGTGAGCCGGCGCCGCGCGAAGATGCTTTTGCAACTGCCCGCCTTCCTCGACAACCTGGTGCGGCTGCTGTCCATCGGCAACTCGCTGCACGCGGCCTTCCAGTTCGCGGGCAGCAATGTGCCGCAGCCGCTCGGGGGCGCGCTGGCCGAGGTGTCGGCCGGGCTCAATGTCTCGCCCGACCTCGGCCAGGCGATGGCGCAGCTCGAGCGCACCTGGGGCCTGCCCGAGTTCGGCCTGCTGGCCGCGGTGTTCCGCATGAGCACGCGCTACGGCGGGCGCGCGGACATGGTGCTCGAGCGCGTCTCGAGCTACATCCGCGACCGCCAGTCGGCCGAGCGCGAACTGCGTGCGATGTCGGCGGAGGTCCGCATGTCGGCCTGGATCCTGGCGCTGCTGCCCATCGTGGTCGGCGGCATGATCATGCTGCTCAACCAGGGCTACTTCCTGCGCATGTGGAACGACGCCATGGGCCAGAAGCTGGTTTTCGCTGCGGCCGGCCTGCAGGTCTTCGGCTCGCTGCTCATGTACCGCCTGGCCCGCCTGCGCTAG
- a CDS encoding CpaF family protein: MMTTAYPTPAHASLAEFENSALFADLKNKAYEHLLSRIEELGAEFGRWSRAAIAQFVALELDSYIRLHPVPVNEEEAHLVASALTRELTGLGPLQTLLDDPAVEDILINGHQEIYVSRGGMLTRETSHFKDDEHVLRIVRRILAPLGRRLDESSPMVDARLPDGGRINVIIAPLSIDGPSVSIRKFRKDPLTPQELVGLGTFNADICRILEMAVQARCNILVSGGTSSGKTSLLNALATFIPSRERIVSIEDTAELSLNHSHVVRLESRPGSFDGSGHVSIRDLLINSLRMRPDRIIVGEVRSGEVLELLQAMNTGHDGSMGTIHASSPRECLYRAEMLAGFAGFQGSESSLRRQIANAVDFIVQIGRLSNGRRRVLSLTEVTGMSDNVISMQELYRYEPQIGADGQEADHWVSMGISPHSPKLLSWWRAQQQSGQGGMR; this comes from the coding sequence ATGATGACCACGGCCTACCCCACTCCTGCGCATGCCAGCCTTGCCGAGTTCGAGAACAGCGCGCTGTTTGCCGACCTCAAGAACAAGGCCTATGAACATCTGCTGAGCCGCATCGAGGAGCTGGGCGCGGAGTTCGGGCGCTGGTCGCGCGCCGCGATCGCGCAGTTCGTCGCCCTCGAACTCGACAGCTACATCCGGCTGCATCCGGTGCCGGTCAACGAAGAGGAAGCCCACCTGGTCGCCAGCGCCCTCACGCGCGAACTCACCGGGCTCGGGCCGCTGCAGACGCTGCTGGACGATCCGGCCGTCGAGGACATCCTGATCAACGGCCACCAGGAGATCTACGTCTCGCGCGGCGGCATGCTCACGCGCGAGACCTCGCACTTCAAGGACGACGAGCATGTGCTGCGCATCGTGCGCCGCATCCTCGCGCCGCTGGGCCGGCGCCTGGACGAGTCCAGCCCGATGGTGGACGCGCGCCTGCCCGACGGCGGACGCATCAACGTGATCATCGCGCCGCTGTCCATCGACGGCCCCTCGGTCTCGATCCGCAAGTTCCGCAAGGACCCGCTGACGCCGCAGGAACTGGTCGGACTGGGCACCTTCAACGCCGACATCTGCCGCATCCTGGAAATGGCGGTGCAGGCGCGCTGCAACATTCTGGTCAGCGGCGGCACGAGCTCGGGCAAGACCTCGCTGCTGAACGCGCTGGCGACCTTCATCCCCAGCCGCGAGCGCATCGTGAGCATCGAAGACACGGCCGAGCTGTCGCTCAACCACAGCCATGTGGTGCGGCTCGAGAGCCGGCCCGGCAGCTTCGACGGCAGCGGCCACGTGAGCATCCGCGACCTGCTGATCAACAGCCTGCGCATGCGCCCCGACCGCATCATCGTCGGCGAGGTGCGCAGCGGCGAGGTGCTCGAGCTGCTGCAGGCCATGAACACCGGCCATGACGGCTCGATGGGCACCATCCACGCAAGCTCGCCGCGCGAGTGCCTGTACCGCGCCGAGATGCTCGCCGGCTTCGCGGGTTTCCAGGGCAGCGAATCGAGCCTGCGCCGGCAGATCGCCAATGCCGTGGACTTCATCGTGCAGATCGGCCGCCTGTCCAACGGCCGCCGCCGCGTGCTGTCGCTGACCGAAGTCACGGGCATGTCGGACAACGTGATCTCCATGCAGGAGCTCTACCGTTATGAACCGCAGATCGGCGCCGACGGGCAGGAGGCCGACCATTGGGTGTCGATGGGCATCTCGCCGCATTCGCCCAAGCTGCTGAGCTGGTGGCGCGCACAGCAGCAATCCGGCCAGGGCGGCATGCGATGA
- a CDS encoding A24 family peptidase, translating to MPWSNFLVPLCLLWLIAIVVMDLRIRKVRNWMVLLGLGMGAIALAAGIQPFQVPAWKALLGMLVAFSALLPFYALRWMGAGDVKFAAVIGLWLGLSPALLGIWLGGSLLAGVHGVLVLAWRRAQASASAQWLQARLPLRMVALVTPPDTPPVAADGQRVIVRSIPYAGYMALAAIWLLFVDRSVLAA from the coding sequence ATGCCGTGGTCGAACTTTCTGGTCCCCCTGTGCCTGCTCTGGCTCATTGCCATAGTGGTCATGGACCTGCGTATCCGCAAGGTACGCAACTGGATGGTGCTGCTGGGGCTGGGCATGGGCGCCATCGCGCTGGCTGCGGGCATCCAGCCCTTCCAGGTCCCGGCCTGGAAGGCGCTGCTGGGCATGCTGGTGGCGTTTTCCGCCTTGCTGCCCTTCTACGCATTGCGCTGGATGGGCGCGGGCGACGTGAAGTTTGCCGCCGTCATCGGGCTGTGGCTGGGGCTGTCGCCCGCGCTGCTGGGCATCTGGCTGGGCGGCAGCCTGCTGGCCGGCGTGCATGGCGTGCTGGTGCTGGCCTGGCGCCGCGCGCAGGCCTCGGCCAGCGCCCAATGGCTGCAGGCCCGCCTGCCGCTGCGCATGGTGGCGCTGGTGACGCCGCCCGACACGCCGCCCGTGGCGGCCGACGGCCAGCGTGTGATCGTGCGCAGCATCCCCTATGCCGGCTATATGGCGCTGGCCGCCATCTGGCTGTTGTTCGTGGACCGGTCCGTGTTGGCCGCCTAG
- a CDS encoding TadE/TadG family type IV pilus assembly protein yields the protein MRPCHTPAPPRRQRGVYALEWAIIFPVFFLLVYAILCYGLSFLVRASMQHAVEEGARAALRYPVGKSASDWNDRKLLALQAVKDSLDWLPPAIRPTDADIRFTVCRVGDAGCNADSALVADLGCDAKTPCLILVSYAIQDYQSSAIAPAIPGFGLVLPSTLQATASILMDRELL from the coding sequence ATGCGCCCGTGCCACACCCCTGCCCCGCCACGCCGCCAGCGCGGCGTGTACGCGCTCGAGTGGGCCATCATCTTTCCGGTGTTCTTCCTGCTGGTCTACGCCATCCTTTGCTACGGCCTCAGCTTCCTCGTGCGCGCGTCGATGCAGCACGCGGTCGAGGAAGGCGCGCGCGCCGCGCTGCGTTATCCGGTGGGCAAAAGCGCCTCGGACTGGAACGACCGCAAGCTGCTCGCGCTGCAGGCCGTCAAGGACAGCCTCGACTGGCTGCCGCCCGCGATCCGGCCCACGGACGCCGATATCCGCTTCACCGTGTGCCGCGTGGGCGATGCCGGCTGCAACGCGGACAGCGCACTGGTTGCCGACCTGGGCTGCGATGCCAAGACGCCCTGCCTGATCCTGGTGTCCTATGCGATCCAGGATTACCAGTCCAGCGCCATCGCGCCGGCGATTCCCGGATTCGGCCTGGTGCTGCCGTCGACGCTGCAGGCCACGGCCAGCATCCTGATGGACAGGGAGCTGCTGTGA